ATGAAGGGGTGTTGTCAACGCGAATAGACCATTACGACCTTCGCCTGGAATGGTATCCCAGCGCCGGAGAAGTAATCTCGGCCGGTTACTTCCACAAATACTTCGATAAACCCGCTGAAATTTACCGTACACAGACAGACCCTACCGGACGTGTATACCTGCTCACCCAAAACTCCGAATGGGCAAAGGTTGACGGCTGGGAGTTCGATGTGCGTAAAAGCCTTGGCTTCATCAACCCGGACTGGGGCTTTATGGATGATATTTTTGTAAGCGGGAATCTTACCCTGCAGACTTCCGAAGTGCAGGCCAGCACCTTCACCAGTAAAGGCATGAATTCCGATAAATATGGCAAGACCTATTCTTACCGTACTAAAGTACAGCAGAAAGAAAAAAGACCTTTATACGGGCAGGTACCTAAAGTATACAACATAGGGCTTCAATACAATGGCAGCCGCCTTGGAGGGAATGTGGCGTTTAATCACATGGGCTATAAAACCTTCGTTACCGGGCTATCTCCTGAGATCGTTGAGTACGAACGCCCGCGCAACCAGCTTGACGCGCAGCTGAGCTACCGCTTCCTGAAAAACAAAAAACTGCAGACGAGGCTCAATATAAGCAACATTTTGAACGACCCTTACCGCTTCTACGTCAACAGCATCGACACCTACGAGCTCCAGGATCAGTGGAAAGGTATGGGCATCAACCAGATCAACGAGGCCGGCGCATTCGACTGGGGAGATATTTACAAATGGAAAGAAGGCTTTTCACGCGACTACGAAGAAGGTCATTATGAAACGTCGGCAGATGGAAAGACCCGCACCCGTGTGGGAGACAAGGACACCTTCATCCGCCGCACCGGCACATCGTTCAGCTTATCCCTGAGCTATAATTTTTAAACTCTTTTGCATACAAACATGAAAACAGTAACACAATATCTTACATTGATAATCAGCATGCTCGCACTGTCTTCCTGCAAAAAGGACGGCGAAATCCAGGATACCCGCAACGTGCTGGCCGTTTCCTTCAGCATCCTCAACGTCGGCTCCACTCCCCTCGAAGCAATGGTCGATACCTTCCGCATAGAAATCCCCACCGGACGTTTCGATCTTACCAGGGCTTTCCCGCTTCCGGCCGCACAACGGAATATGAAACTCAGCATCACAGAAAAAGCAACAGGAAAACCGGTGATGGAAAAAGAACTAAAAAAGGAAGACGGCCGTGCCGATATCAGTTTCTTTTATATGAACGGAGAGATTGGAAACGTACCCCAGGTGCCACCCGTTGAAGATGGCAAGATCAAGATCATTTATATGTTCAGGCCAGTGAAAACCAACTATGCCGAACCGGTAGACATCGTATTGGGTAAATACTACCTCACACCGAAAGTATTTGAAGAGATCACCCGCATTAAAAACGTGAAAGCGAATGAGTTCACCGATCCTGTAACGATCTCTACTTTTACAACTTCCGGGCAGCAGTATAACGGTCAGCCCTCGGCTGTATCATTCCAGGTCTATATTTACAAAGCAGGCACGAATGAGTTTTATACCCAGGGAACAGGCTACAGCTGGAACCCCACAGGCTCCACTGCACCGAAGCCTTCATCTGCCACAGCTTCGTCTAAATTATACATATTCAGCGAGTCTCCGGGCAACTATATGGCGTTCACTAAAAACTTTGAGATATAAAGATCATGAAGGTACTTAATAAATATATCCGGACCGCAGTGCTGGCTGTGGCGCTGATCAGCGTCCTCTCCGCTTGTAATAAAGAAGATCAGAATGTGGAAAGAGCTATGCAAATAATCGTGAGCGGGTACAACGGCGGAGATAACCCTCTGATGATAGCAATTGATACCACCCGGTATAACAGGCCGAACGACATTCTGAAGCCCGCATCGCTGGCAGGTTTGAATACCGTTTACTCCTATAGCACACAAAAGGAAAGGCTGTTAACCATAACCGACACCGTTACAAAAAAGATACTCTACAGCAAAGCGCTGCCGGCAGGCGGCTCAAAGGCGAACTTCAACTTTATTTACCTGGACGGACGCGAGCTGGAGGTTGACGAGCCGGTGGCCGATCCTGCCACCAACAAGCTGTCTTTCTATATCCAGTATACCGCAGACGATTCGCCCTTTGATATCTTTCTGTATAACAAGGATAACGAAAGCGGCAAAGAGCACCGTCAATACCTGGCCAGAAATGTCAGACCGCGTACCTGGATCAGTTTGGATTACCTGCCCGACGAATACTTCAGCGATATGAACGCTGTCAGGGCCGGCAGTATCTGCTTTACAAAAGCCGGAACCACAGATGAGTGGGCATTTAACCAGGATGAAAACATGAGCAAGATGAGTGCTTTCGGCTTAAATCTGCCCAAAGCCGGCGAAAAAGGCCTGGTACTGCCCTACTTTGTCGTTCAGGACGCTACGAAGCTGGTATATACACGCCTGTTCTTCTACCCCGACAGGTCTTAATCAAAAAAGCATAAGAAAGGCGCCTTTTCGGGTGCCTTTCTTCATCTCTTCAGGCATCTGCCACCGGGATTTTCAACGTCACCACAGTACCCGAACCGCCTGCATCCTTTGCTGCCTGCACGCTGGCTTTCCGTCCCAGCAGCTGTATCCGCTCGCGGCTGATAATGCCCGACAGCGATCGGTGCGAACGCCTGCTATCCTCCATTTGTATTTTACCGCTGTCAGTTATGCTGACAATCAGGATCTCTTCTTCTATTTGTAAACGGATATCAATATTTCCTTCGCCTGTATGGAGATCAATACCATGCAAAATAGCGTTCTCCACATAAGGTTGGATCAGCATCGGCGGCAGCATGATGGCACTCAGATCCTGTTCCTGAGGAGGCATAATACGATAGGTAAAGGCGTCTTCGCTACGCATCTGTTGCAGGCTCAGGTAATTTTCCAGGGTATCGATCTCTTCACTCAGCGGAACCAGATCTTCCCGGCTCAATTCCAGGCTGCTCCGCAGCAGGCGACTAAAACGGCTCAGATATTTGATGGCGTCTTCCTTCTTATCCAACCGTACAAAACTCTGTACAGCGGAGAGTGTATTGAAGATAAAATGAGGCTCCATCTGAGTTCGCAATAATTTCTGCTGCAGCAGCAATTTCTCCTTCTCTTCCCGGAGGCGCCGCTGGCGAAAACTATAGAACAGGAAGAGCAATGTCATCCCCAGCGATACAACACCTAATACCGAAACAACAAGCCATAAACGGTTCTGCTGCAACTGCAGCTTATTGATCTGAATATTTTCGTTCAACGCATGAATAGACCTGTCTTTTGCCTGTAACTGATACAGGGCATTCATCTCCGCAATTGTCTGCGCATTTTGCGTTTGATAAATATCCTCCTGCAGATGGGCGACCTGTTTCAACGCGCTGATCGCCGCATTATGCTTGCCCTGTAATTGATACAACGCTGCCAGGGTCTTCTGGTAGATCACATCATTATCAGCAAAAATGACACCGGGGTGCTTCTTTCTAAGCCTGTCCGCTTCGCCGATATATTTTATTGCGGATGCAGGCCTGCGAAGCTCAGTATAATCCCAGGCAACATTACAATAATCTACAAACAGGTTATTGACAAATATGGAGGTTTTCTTAGAATGGTAAAGTTCGACATCTGCCTGCATCTTTAACAACTGATAGTGCAGCAATGAATCTTTCCTCCCTGCCGATTCAAAATACAATATTTTAGATTCATAGAGGTAGCTTGCGTTGTAATCACCGGGATTCCTAACGTGAAGCGCTTCTAACCTCCGTAGATAAGGCAGAAGGCTGCCAGGAGACTTATGCCGTTTATTCAGCGTTTGTATCAGCTGCACTAATACCCGTTGTTTCACAACATGTCCTTCGACAACGGAATCAGAAAGAGGCAAAGCGGCGCGGTTCATTTTCTCGGCAAGGTCATATTGAAAGGCATCCAGGTTACTCTGTGCTGCAGACAGTAAGATAGCTGACCTTGCTTCGGCAGACAGTCCTACAGTAGAATCAGACAATACAATAGCTGCAGCCTTATTATAATAATAAGCCGCCTCCTTTTCTTTTGCCTCCATACTGCGAATATTGCCCATGCCATTGTACACAAGCGCCTTCATTTTCAGATTGCCTGCAGTGGGTTCTATCAGCTCAAGTGCCTGTCCTACAAAAAAGCCGGCAGAATCCAGCCCTTGCATGCCATATATACGTGCTAAATGATATTTTACCTTTGTGGCAAGTACCGTATCTTTTTTTACGTATGGGTTTTTGTCGAGCCGTATTCCCTCTCTCAGCAGCGAATCGTAATTTGACGGGCGGGCCTTTACATTTTCCAGCGCCTCTATCCGCCTGGAAAGAGTATCCGATGTTCCGCCGGAGGCGCTGCGTTCCTGGTTGCACGCAAAAAACGCCACAAGGGCGGCTAAAAAAAGAATGGTTCGGAACAACGGCTTCATTTTTCTGATAAAAGTAGGGCTAATATGCTGCTTTTCCGCCGGATAGAAATAGGGATCTCTTCACTATTTTTCAATACAATGTATTCGGAACGGCTCACGCCTGTAACATACTGCCTGTTCACTAAATAAGACTGGTGAGTGCGCAGGAAATAGGGCGCAGGCAATAAATCTTCATAATATTTCAGGGGTTTGGAAATAAGCTCTTTTGTACCGTTATTGAGGAAGAAAAATGTATACGGGCCATCGCCTTTACAATATATGATATCCTGTACCCGAACGATCCGCATATTATTGAGAGAGTTCAGCACAATATTTTCCGGCAGTTCTTCCGCCTCTATCGATTCCTGTGTCAGCGATAACTGCTGCATCCATTGCGGATTGTTCTCACGCCGGCGACGGAAACGTTCCAGAGCTTCTTTCAGTTCTGTCTGGTCGATCGGTTTCAGCAGATAGTCGAGCGCGCCATACTTGATTGCTTTGATAGCAAAATGGTTGTATGCCGTTATAAATATGATGTTTTGCGGAATGGGATTGAGCTCTTTAAGCAAATCAAAGGCCGTCCCGTCACGAAGCTGTATATCCAGCAGGATAACGTCAGGGCGCTTTTCCTCTATTAACTTTTGCGCTGAACGGACATTGTCTGCCCATCCCGAAAGAACTGTATCCGTCTCCTGTTGTATGAGATAACTGATTTCTTTCCGCACTGCGGGTTCGTCTTCAATAATGGCGATGGTGATCATTCATTCAATGCTTTAGCTACGCAAAAAAAGTACATTCTCTGATTCCTGCACATATCCATTACAATTCGTTTATGCTTTTTACAAAGCGACTCAGGCGGTGTATCATCTGATAGTCGCACCTGTCTGTTTTTATAGTCACAATTTATCTTATTATGCAATAAACGTATCTCTTCCTCTGTAAACGCCGGTACGAATTGTAAATGACGAATTGGCGAATCATAAATGCTTTACCTGCTTACCCACCGCAGGGTCTTTTTTTGTATTTCAATTAACGCATGCGGCAAGCGTATGTAATGGTTTAACAAAAAAATTAAAAGTAAATGAAAAAGTTATTCATGAGTGTAGTAGCAGTGGCGGTTATGTCATCTGCTGCCTTTGCAAATCCAGCAGTAAAAGTGAGCGAAAACAAAGCTGCTGAAACAACAACAGTAAGAAATGTTGCTGCCGGTCAGTACAATCTGAGAGTTGCCGAAGAGGTTGAGAAAGACGCACAAAGTAAAAAGGTGACACGCTGCAAATTGACAATCAACCTCGTAAACACCTCAGGCCAGGTTGTTGATACACACGTTTTATACTGGAACTGTTACGGAGCAAACGACATGTTCTACGAAACCTGCAGTGATTTCTTCAGAGCGACTATCAAAAGATATCAGGATTATTACGGAAACCCGAACCACTAATTCAAAAAATGAAGCTCATCAAAGTGAACCATCCGGTTCACTTTGAAACCTGTGAATATCATGACAAAACACCTTTTATCTTGTTTACTACTCTGCTGTGCCTGGAGTGTGCAGGCACAGAAATTACATGCAGTGTATGAATACATTCCTTCATCTGCCGCAACATTCCGGGAACATGTCTATTTCGAAAAAGGAACCAGGATTGCTGTTCGCGATTCTGTTCCTGTGGCGTCCAATGCTGGAAAAGGAAACGAAGCGAATGACGAAATATCTTCGAGCTTCTCAATGGTATTGAATAATGGCACGAACTACCGGAATATTGTCATACAGAAAAACGATAAAAAAAGCCTGATTGAAACCCGCTCTCTGGAGGGGAAGAATTATTTGGTGACCGACAAATTTCCCGGCCTCGTGTGGAACACTGATTACAGTGAGACCGACAGCATCGGTAAATTCGTCTGCCGGAAGGCGACGGCCGAATATCGTGGAACTACATTAATTGCTTATTATACAGATGAAATCCCCGTACCTGCCGGTCCTTATAAATTCGGGGGCCTTCCCGGCCTGATCGTCATGTTGCATAACGAAAGTGCGAACCCCAACTATTGGCTGCTGCAGGAGCTAAACTATCCTTATTCGGGCAATATCCCCGTAAATGAAAAATACATAAACTCCCTGCCTAAATTATCCTTAGAGGAATATGTAAGGAAAGAGGAAGCGCAGACAGAGCAGCAAATGCGCATCATGCAAAGTAAAATGCCGGTGATAGATGGCGTAACTGTAGAAAGACACAAAGTGCGGGGCGCTGTGGAGCAGGTATATGAATGGGAACAAGGAAAGGAAAAATGAACAGTGGTCCGTCGCCGTTCTGGCTGTTACTTGTCGGCATGTGGCTGATTACTTTTCGGGCCCAGGCCCAGGTGCTGATCAGTGGTGAAGTGACTTCCGGTGGCAAGCCTGTCGGAGGGGTACGGGTAGACCTGCGCCTGCCCGGCGCCACGGGATTTCTGGGGTACACATTCACGAGCCAGGAAGGAAAATACCAGTTACGTACACAACAGAGCGGAAAACTGTCCCTGCATTTCAGGGCACTCAGCTACAAACCCGTTATTAAGGAAATAGGGATCACACAACAAGACACTGTAGTGAACATAGAACTGGTAGCGGGCGGTGTTGAACAGCTCCAGGAGGTGGTTATCAATGCACGGCGTCCTTACCGGATTGGCAAAGACACCATTGAGCTGGATGTTAAATCGTTCCTGCGGGGCGACGAGCGCACAGTTGAAGATCTGCTGAAAAAGATCCCCGGATTGAATGTCGGCACCGATGGCAGCATCAAAATCGGAGAGAAAGAGGTAGAGAAAGTGATGGTAGAAGGAGATGACTTTTTCGAAAAAGGATACCGCCTGCTCACACAAAACATGTCTGTACAACCCCTGGATAAAGTACAGGTATTACAACGTTATTCGAATAATAAACATCTCAAAGGAATTGAAAATTCCGATAAGGTAGCCCTGAACCTGCAGCTCAAAGAAAACAGCAGGAGCCGGTGGCTGGGGTCGCTTTCAGCGTCGGGCTCGGTAACAGAACCCCTGTTTTACCAGGGCAGTATCAACCTGATGAACTTCGGAAAAAGAAGTAAGTATTACGTGCTGGGCTCGGCCAACAACAATGGCGTAGATGCGGTAAGCAGCATAAACAACCTGCTGTATCCGGGGCAAAGCGATGAACCCGGACAGATCGGCATTGGGGTAATGACGCCGACACTTATCGACTATACTCCCGATTTACCGGACTTTGATTATAAAAGGACAAATTTCAACCACGACCGGCTACTATCCTTCAATACTATCCTGAATCCGTCAAAAAACTTCAAAATAAAATGGCTGGGATTTGCTAATCCGACAAAAAAATCGTTCTACCGCAATACGGTGCAGGAATATCATATCGAGGATATACAATTTACGAACACAGAACTTTATAAATTCCACAAAAAAACAGATAATTACTTTTCGAGGCTGGAATTGCAGTATGATATCAATACCAGGGCGACCCTCACCTACACCGGAAATTTGGGCTCGCTTGGCAGGAATGATAGCGGCGACCTTTTGTTTAACGGATCGGGCACCGCAGAACTGACCAAAACCCAGGGTATTCTTACCAACCACAACCTGACGCATACTTTTAAACTTTCGCCGAGGGAAGCGATAGTTAGTTCTGCCCGCTGGATCTTACAGAAATCGCCGCTGGATTACAGTATAGACGAATACTATTATGAGGATCTTTTTCAGGTTGGCGGTATTGCAAATATAAACCAGCATGCTGAAAATAACCTTCAATACATGGGCGTTACGTCACACTATGTACGCAGGCAAAAAGGGGGAGATTATATCGAATTCGCCATCGCCAATGAATATAAGGACCAGGAGCTGGTCTCAGACTTTGTTCTGCTGACAGAGGATGGCAGCGCGATCAGAACCGGGGGATTTTCCAACCAGCTTAGTCTTGTCACTAATAATACCAGTGTGATGGCCAAGTACACGGTGAAGCGCAGGAAATGGGAATGGACACCTCTCCTGAATACAGGATTCGTTCACAGCAGCTTACACACTTACGGCACTACGAAGCGGCGGGAAAACTGGCTGATTTCTCCAGGCTTGTTAACGAAATGGACACTAAATCCGAAGGGGAAGCTGGAAGCACAACTTTCGTTCAGCCAAACCAATACCCAGCTGATGGAAGTGGTTCCTAACTATTTTAATACCGGCATCCGGAACTTTGTAAAGGGGCTGGATAATATGGCCACACTGAGCAGTTCTGAAGGCACACTAATGTATTCTTATGGGAATATGCTCGATAAGTTTTTTGCCAATTTCTCGATTGGTTACCGGACAATGTTCGACTATATCAGCAACCAGAGCATGATAAGCCCCAGCTATAACCTGACAAAGCAGGTATTACTGAAAGATAAGAAAAACTGGTCCTACAATGCTCAGTTCAACTATTATGTAACGCCGTTGGGCGGAAATTTCAAGCTGGATGCAGGTGCTGAATTCTCTGATTATGAAACAGGCATCGCCGGGGTAGGAAACCGGCAAATCCATTCGGGATCGCATAATTACGGTCTGTCTTTCAAAAGTGTATGGAGGTCCAAAGTGAATATATATACAGGCTCCAGCCTGCAGTTTACATCTTTCCGAAGTGAAAGCACTTCCCGGTTGAAAAACACCTATAGTTTCCTTAATATTTTCTTCAAAGCCACTGCCGATATACAGGCCCACCTGAAAAATGAGGTTTACCGGTTCGGTGATTTTCTTTCTCAAACTCCCAAAACATATTATTTTTCTGATCTCTCATTTTCCTATGATGTTAAAAAGATCAAAACGAGATTCGATATCAGCGCCAGAAACCTGTTCAATAACCGCTATTTTAAGAATGCAGTGATAACAGATACCTATCGTGCTGTAACAGAATACAGGCTGCTCCCAAGATATATATCCATCGGACTGG
The window above is part of the Arcticibacter tournemirensis genome. Proteins encoded here:
- a CDS encoding GLPGLI family protein, with the translated sequence MTKHLLSCLLLCCAWSVQAQKLHAVYEYIPSSAATFREHVYFEKGTRIAVRDSVPVASNAGKGNEANDEISSSFSMVLNNGTNYRNIVIQKNDKKSLIETRSLEGKNYLVTDKFPGLVWNTDYSETDSIGKFVCRKATAEYRGTTLIAYYTDEIPVPAGPYKFGGLPGLIVMLHNESANPNYWLLQELNYPYSGNIPVNEKYINSLPKLSLEEYVRKEEAQTEQQMRIMQSKMPVIDGVTVERHKVRGAVEQVYEWEQGKEK
- a CDS encoding sensor histidine kinase, with the protein product MKPLFRTILFLAALVAFFACNQERSASGGTSDTLSRRIEALENVKARPSNYDSLLREGIRLDKNPYVKKDTVLATKVKYHLARIYGMQGLDSAGFFVGQALELIEPTAGNLKMKALVYNGMGNIRSMEAKEKEAAYYYNKAAAIVLSDSTVGLSAEARSAILLSAAQSNLDAFQYDLAEKMNRAALPLSDSVVEGHVVKQRVLVQLIQTLNKRHKSPGSLLPYLRRLEALHVRNPGDYNASYLYESKILYFESAGRKDSLLHYQLLKMQADVELYHSKKTSIFVNNLFVDYCNVAWDYTELRRPASAIKYIGEADRLRKKHPGVIFADNDVIYQKTLAALYQLQGKHNAAISALKQVAHLQEDIYQTQNAQTIAEMNALYQLQAKDRSIHALNENIQINKLQLQQNRLWLVVSVLGVVSLGMTLLFLFYSFRQRRLREEKEKLLLQQKLLRTQMEPHFIFNTLSAVQSFVRLDKKEDAIKYLSRFSRLLRSSLELSREDLVPLSEEIDTLENYLSLQQMRSEDAFTYRIMPPQEQDLSAIMLPPMLIQPYVENAILHGIDLHTGEGNIDIRLQIEEEILIVSITDSGKIQMEDSRRSHRSLSGIISRERIQLLGRKASVQAAKDAGGSGTVVTLKIPVADA
- a CDS encoding LytR/AlgR family response regulator transcription factor — translated: MITIAIIEDEPAVRKEISYLIQQETDTVLSGWADNVRSAQKLIEEKRPDVILLDIQLRDGTAFDLLKELNPIPQNIIFITAYNHFAIKAIKYGALDYLLKPIDQTELKEALERFRRRRENNPQWMQQLSLTQESIEAEELPENIVLNSLNNMRIVRVQDIIYCKGDGPYTFFFLNNGTKELISKPLKYYEDLLPAPYFLRTHQSYLVNRQYVTGVSRSEYIVLKNSEEIPISIRRKSSILALLLSEK
- a CDS encoding carboxypeptidase regulatory-like domain-containing protein — protein: MGTRKGKMNSGPSPFWLLLVGMWLITFRAQAQVLISGEVTSGGKPVGGVRVDLRLPGATGFLGYTFTSQEGKYQLRTQQSGKLSLHFRALSYKPVIKEIGITQQDTVVNIELVAGGVEQLQEVVINARRPYRIGKDTIELDVKSFLRGDERTVEDLLKKIPGLNVGTDGSIKIGEKEVEKVMVEGDDFFEKGYRLLTQNMSVQPLDKVQVLQRYSNNKHLKGIENSDKVALNLQLKENSRSRWLGSLSASGSVTEPLFYQGSINLMNFGKRSKYYVLGSANNNGVDAVSSINNLLYPGQSDEPGQIGIGVMTPTLIDYTPDLPDFDYKRTNFNHDRLLSFNTILNPSKNFKIKWLGFANPTKKSFYRNTVQEYHIEDIQFTNTELYKFHKKTDNYFSRLELQYDINTRATLTYTGNLGSLGRNDSGDLLFNGSGTAELTKTQGILTNHNLTHTFKLSPREAIVSSARWILQKSPLDYSIDEYYYEDLFQVGGIANINQHAENNLQYMGVTSHYVRRQKGGDYIEFAIANEYKDQELVSDFVLLTEDGSAIRTGGFSNQLSLVTNNTSVMAKYTVKRRKWEWTPLLNTGFVHSSLHTYGTTKRRENWLISPGLLTKWTLNPKGKLEAQLSFSQTNTQLMEVVPNYFNTGIRNFVKGLDNMATLSSSEGTLMYSYGNMLDKFFANFSIGYRTMFDYISNQSMISPSYNLTKQVLLKDKKNWSYNAQFNYYVTPLGGNFKLDAGAEFSDYETGIAGVGNRQIHSGSHNYGLSFKSVWRSKVNIYTGSSLQFTSFRSESTSRLKNTYSFLNIFFKATADIQAHLKNEVYRFGDFLSQTPKTYYFSDLSFSYDVKKIKTRFDISARNLFNNRYFKNAVITDTYRAVTEYRLLPRYISIGLDHSF